In the genome of Vibrio ziniensis, the window TATCACTCGGAGTCTTGTTTGTTGGGCGTTGTTTCGTTTGTTTTACTTGTGGCTCAGTACTCTCAAGTACAAGCATTTCTTCGTTGATTGTTTGCGCCGAATGAATTTCGGGGAGATGGCTAGTCATCTCAATAAGTTCCGAAGCTGCGCCCACATCTTGGTCTGTTTTTTCTTCCACATCAGCAAGAATCGCGACACTTGAAATGAGTTGGTAACCTCGTTTGGGTACCGTTTTTATAAACTCTGGTGACTTTGTTGGATCTTTAAGCTGCTTACGTAAGGTAGAGATTGCCTGAGTTAAACTAGAATCATCAACTTCAAAACCTTGTTCTCGCCAAACGAAATCGTACAGTTCGTTGCGAGTAACCACTTCATTCGGATGTTGGCAGAAGAGCTGGAGTATACGACTTTCATTGCTCCCTAATCGAACAAGCTCGTCGTCAAAAAAGTTATCAACAAGTGAATTGCTGAGCGAATCGAAAGTAAATCTATTTGCAAGAAGAAATTTTGTACCAATGCCAGTCATTAATATCTGCTTCATTTTTTTTTATAGTCTTAAATCACTACTAACTAAGGGATAGTCTCCATGCTAACGCGTTAAGAAGGAGTTAAGACTGCAATTAAAATTTATCTTCCTTGATATAAATCGTTCCAAGGATAATCAATATAGGTAAAAAAAACAGTGTTTTTTGATATTGCTGACCTTGAATTTACATTTGGTGACCTTACTTATTTAGCAGATTGGTTATATTTCTGACCTAACTAGCTTTTTTGCGAAAGTGGTTAGATATCTCTAATGTTACGGAGCTAAAATGAGCGAAACAACGACAGCAAACAAAGAAACTCGCGGCTTTCAA includes:
- a CDS encoding winged helix-turn-helix domain-containing protein is translated as MTGIGTKFLLANRFTFDSLSNSLVDNFFDDELVRLGSNESRILQLFCQHPNEVVTRNELYDFVWREQGFEVDDSSLTQAISTLRKQLKDPTKSPEFIKTVPKRGYQLISSVAILADVEEKTDQDVGAASELIEMTSHLPEIHSAQTINEEMLVLESTEPQVKQTKQRPTNKTPSDIFTRLLILLSILLPVLAMLLSTPNQSEFKKLAHYHGVTVETPKSHPDLVDWLPSIEMCINKYISKNQSDVFLEKVIATGGNNDVLVLNYIHKPEYSSANITLKIVADQDQINKVCQQGASS